The Girardinichthys multiradiatus isolate DD_20200921_A chromosome 6, DD_fGirMul_XY1, whole genome shotgun sequence genome window below encodes:
- the LOC124869999 gene encoding elongation factor 2: MVNFTVDQIRAIMDKKSNIRNMSVIAHVDHGKSTLTDSLVSKAGIIASSRAGETRFTDTRKDEQERCITIKSTAISMYYELGENDLAFIKQSKDGNGFLINLIDSPGHVDFSSEVTAALRVTDGALVVVDCVSGVCVQTETVLRQAIAERIKPVLMMNKMDRALLELQLEPDELYQTFQRIVENVNVIISTYGEDEGGPMGNIMIDPVIGTVGFGSGLHGWAFTLKQFAEMYVAKFAAKGVAQLGPAERCKKVEDMMKKLWGERYFDPSAGKFSKTASGPDGQKYPRTFSQLVLDPIFKVFDAIMNFKKEETAKLIEKLDVKLDSEDKDKEGKPLLKAVMRRWLPAGEALLQMITIHLPSPVTAQKYRCELLYEGPGDDEAAMGIKNCDPKAPLMMYISKMVPTSDKGRFYAFGRVFSGCVSTGLKVRIMGPNFTPGKKEDLYIKPIQRTILMMGRYVEPIEDVPCGNIVGLVGVDQFLVKTGTITTYEQAHNMRVMKFSVSPVVRVAVEAKNPADLPKLVEGLKRLAKSDPMVQCIIEESGEHIIAGAGELHLEICLKDLEEDHACIPLKKSDPVVSYRETVTEESDQMCLSKSPNKHNRLFMKSRPFPDGLAEDIEKGDVTARQELKARARYLAEKYEWEVAEARKIWCFGPDGTGPNLLIDITKGVQYLNEIKDSVVAGFQWATKEGALCEENMRAIRFDIHDVTLHADAIHRGGGQIIPTARRVLYACQLTAQPRLMEPVYLVEIQCPEQVVGGIYGVLNRKRGHVFEESQVMGTPMFVVKAYLPVNESFGFTADLRSNTGGQAFPQCVFDHWQILQGDPSDPTSKPFLVVSEIRKRKGLKEGIPALDNYLDKL, encoded by the exons ATG GTGAACTTCACTGTGGATCAGATCCGGGCCATTATGGACAAAAAGTCCAACATCAGGAACATGTCCGTGATCGCCCATGTGGATCACGGGAAGTCCACGTTGACTGACTCGCTGGTGTCCAAGGCTGGGATCATAGCCTCGTCCCGGGCTGGGGAGACCCGCTTCACGGACACACGCAAAGACGAGCAGGAGCGCTGCATCACTATTAAATCAAC GGCCATCTCCATGTACTACGAGCTTGGAGAGAATGACTTGGCATTCATCAAGCAGAGTAAAGACGGAAACGGCTTTCTCATCAACCTGATTGATTCCCCAGGTCATGTTGATTTCTCCTCTGAGGTCACTGCTGCCCTCAGAGTCACTGATGGTGCCTTGGTGGTGGTGGACTGTGTCTCAG GTGTGTGCGTCCAGACTGAGACCGTACTGCGGCAGGCCATCGCTGAACGCATTAAGCCAGTTCTGATGATGAACAAGATGGACCGAGCCCTTCTAGAACTGCAGCTGGAGCCAGACGAGCTCTACCAGACGTTTCAGCGCATCGTGGAGAACGTCAACGTCATCATCTCCACCTATGGAGAAGATGAAGGGGGCCCCATGGGGAACATCATG ATCGATCCTGTTATCGGAACAGTTGGATTCGGCTCCGGGCTCCACGGCTGGGCTTTCACATTGAAGCAGTTCGCTGAAATGTACGTAGCTAAATTCGCAGCGAAAGGAGTCGCTCAGCTGGGGCCAGCAGAGAGGTGTAAAAAGGTGGAGGACATGATGAAGAAGCTATGGGGAGAGAG ATATTTTGACCCAAGTGCTGGCAAATTCAGTAAGACAGCCTCCGGTCCTGACGGCCAGAAATATCCTCGGACCTTTTCTCAGCTTGTTTTGGATCCCATTTTTAAG GTGTTCGATGCCATCatgaattttaaaaaggaagaaaCAGCCAAGCTAATTGAAAAACTGGATGTCAAACTGGACTCTGAGGACAAGGACAAGGAAGGGAAGCCTTTGCTGAAGGCTGTGATGCGCCGCTGGCTTCCTGCTGGAGAGGCCTTGCTCCAGATGATCACAATTCATCTGCCCTCTCCTGTCACTGCACAGAAGTACCGCTGTGAGCTGCTCTACGAAGGACCGGGAGACGACGAGGCTGCCATGG GTATCAAGAACTGTGATCCCAAGGCTCCTTTGATGATGTATATTTCTAAGATGGTACCAACAAGCGACAAGGGGCGTTTCTACGCCTTTGGACGCGTGTTTTCTGGCTGTGTGTCCACAGGCCTGAAGGTGCGCATCATGGGGCCAAACTTCACGCCTGGAAAAAAGGAAGACCTGTACATCAAACCTATTCAGAG GACTATTCTGATGATGGGTCGGTATGTGGAGCCTATTGAAGATGTTCCATGTGGTAACATTGTGGGTCTAGTTGGAGTTGACCAGTTCTTGGTTAAGACTGGGACCATCACCACCTATGAACAA GCCCACAACATGAGGGTGATGAAGTTCAGTGTGAGTCCCGTGGTCAGAGTTGCGGTGGAGGCAAAAAACCCAGCCGACTTGCCCAAACTGGTTGAGGGCCTGAAGCGCCTTGCCAAGTCAGACCCTATGGTGCAGTGCATCATCGAGGAGTCAGGAGAGCACATCATCGCCGGAGCAGGAGAGTTGCACCTGGAGATCTGCCTCAAAGACCTGGAGGAGGACCATGCCTGCATTCCACTCAAG AAATCCGACCCGGTGGTGTCTTACAGAGAGACAGTGACAGAGGAATCAGATCAGATGTGTCTGTCTAAGTCGCCCAACAAGCACAATCGACTCTTCATGAAATCCCGTCCGTTCCCAGATGGCCTGGCTGAAGACATTGAGAAAGGGGATGTCACCGCTCGGCAGGAGCTCAAAGCTCGTGCACGTTACCTCGCCGAAAAATACGAGTGGGAGGTGGCTGAAGCAAGGAAGATCTGGTGTTTCGGTCCCGATGGAACTGGTCCCAATCTGCTGATAGACATAACAAAAGGAGTCCAGTACCTTAATGAGATCAAGGACAGTGTGGTGGCTGGTTTCCAGTGGGCAACCAAAGAG GGCGCACTGTGCGAAGAAAACATGCGCGCAATCAGGTTTGACATCCATGACGTCACACTGCATGCAGATGCTATTCACCGCGGTGGAGGACAGATTATCCCCACTGCTCGCAGGGTCCTGTATGCCTGCCAGCTCACAGCTCAGCCTCGCCTCATGGAGCCAGTTTATCTCGTGGAGATACAG TGCCCAGAACAGGTGGTTGGTGGGATCTATGGTGTGTTGAACAGGAAGCGTGGGCACGTCTTTGAGGAGTCCCAAGTTATGGGAACTCCC